One window of Sardina pilchardus chromosome 2, fSarPil1.1, whole genome shotgun sequence genomic DNA carries:
- the nmnat2 gene encoding nicotinamide/nicotinic acid mononucleotide adenylyltransferase 2, which produces MTESTKTHVILLSCGSFNPITKGHIHMFEKAREHLHKTGRFIVIGGIISPVHDSYGKPGLVPSRHRLTMCQLAVQSSDWIRVDPWECYQDKWQTTCSVLEHHRDLMKRVTGCILSNVNTPSTTPVIGQPQNETSTIYQNRNTANKPTVVKLWGKMSESFGKICCVRPNMDRFTFVDENANLGTAMRYEEIELRILLLCGSDLLESFCIPGLWKESDMEVIVGDFGIVVVPRDGTDTERIMNHSSVLRKHKENILVVKDDINHPMSIVSSTKSRLALQHGDGHVVDYLSQPVIDYILQSQLYINASG; this is translated from the exons ATGACAGAGTCTACTAAAACGCACGTTATTCTGCTGTCATGCGGAAGTTTTAACCCCATCACTAAAGGACATATTCATATGTTTG AGAAAGCCAGAGAGCATCTTCACAAGACTGGGCGCTTTATAGTGATTGGTGGAATTATTTCTCCAGTTCATGACTCCTATGGAAAACCG GGTCTGGTCCCGAGCAGACATCGTCTCACCATGTGTCAGCTGGCAGTCCAGTCTTCTGATTGGATCAG GGTGGACCCTTGGGAGTGTTACCAGGACAAATGGCAAACTACCTGCAGTGTGCTGGAGCACCACCGAGACCTCATGAAG AGAGTGACCGGGTGTATTCTCTCCAATGTGAACACACCCTCTACAACTCCCGTGATTGGCCAGCCACAGAATGAGACCTCAACCATCTACCAGAATCGAAACACAGCTAACAAACCCACAGTTG TTAAACTGTGGGGAAAGATGAGTGAAAGCTTTGGCAAAATCTGTTGTGTTCGCCCAAACATGGACCGCTTCACCTTTGTGG ATGAGAATGCCAACCTGGGGACTGCCATGAGATATGAGGAAATTG AGCTGCGCATCCTTCTGCTGTGTGGAAGTGATTTGCTGGAGTCCTTCTGCATCCCGGGCCTGTGGAAAGAGAGTGAT ATGGAGGTGATTGTGGGAGACTTTGGGATAGTGGTGGTGCCTCGGGATGGAACCGACACAGAGAGGATAATGAATCATTCGTCTGTCCTGCGCAAGCACAAG GAGAACATACTTGTGGTAAAAGATGACATCAACCACCCGATGTCTATTGTCAGTTCGACCAAAAGCAG ACTGGCCCTCCAGCATGGTGACGGCCACGTGGTGGACTACCTCTCCCAGCCCGTCATCGACTACATCCTGCAGAGTCAGCTCTACATCAACGCCTCAGGATAG